One Tautonia marina DNA window includes the following coding sequences:
- the gyrB gene encoding DNA topoisomerase (ATP-hydrolyzing) subunit B — translation MALNSDGSIETPEAPTTPPGPGGDGSQALGYTEENIRVLEGIEAIRKRPGMYIGDTTTRGLHHLIYEVVDNSIDEAMAGHCRAIDVTIHADGSASIADDGRGIPVKDHPNYPGVSTLEIVLTKPHAGGKFDHATYKVSGGLHGVGITVVNALSEHLEAEVHRDGKVWRHEYNRGEAQGPIRSTGATKRTGTRIQFLPDAEIFPDIEFDYDTLEKRFRELSFLNPGVRIRLIDERGDEPKQDEFYSEGGLAEFVSHLNRAQNPLHEPAVLTGRDDERAVEVEVALQYNDSFSETVVTYCNNIHTIEGGTHLTGFRAALTRTMNSYLKANAPASQKGRKDLTISGDDFREGLTAVVSVRVPDPQFEGQTKTKLGNGEVEGIVAKAVNDSLSAYLEQNPGAAKKLVAKAVLAAEAREATRKARELVRNRKGVLTGGGLPGKLMDCTSHDRDHSELFLVEGDSAGGTAEGGRDRQFQAILPLRGKILNVERARLDKVLGNEEVRNIITAVGGGIGEEEATGKRRYGKIVMMSDADVDGSHIRTLLMTFFYRQMPRLVAEGHLYVAQPPLYLITSRKERRYVQTEAEMHAILMGNGLHDATLRRVGPGSDAAPLTADGDKLRALVEIAAGLDNALRAFGRRNLPIGEFLNRAHPETGLLPLFLVRQLEQDDIYLSSAEELERFTREHAPESLDAAPVVDTDIPSADADTDADTEIDAAEAPEASPEADAGATPAPVDQVPFRIIELSEVRSLNKWIARLRDEFALGTDVLLPVEVTGDEPPPRFILDREGDEHPLLDLRELVPTVRKLGERGLKITRFKGLGEMDAEQLWETTMDPSRRTLLQVRLDDAAAANDLFTTLMGDDVEPRREFIEKHALEVKNLDV, via the coding sequence ATGGCCCTCAACTCCGACGGCTCGATCGAGACTCCCGAGGCCCCGACCACTCCCCCGGGGCCTGGCGGCGACGGCTCCCAGGCACTCGGCTACACCGAGGAGAATATCCGGGTCCTCGAAGGGATCGAGGCCATCCGCAAGCGCCCCGGCATGTACATTGGTGACACCACCACCCGGGGGCTCCACCACCTGATCTACGAGGTTGTCGACAACTCGATCGACGAGGCGATGGCCGGCCACTGTCGCGCCATCGACGTGACCATCCACGCCGACGGCTCGGCCTCGATCGCCGACGACGGCCGAGGCATCCCGGTCAAGGACCACCCGAACTACCCCGGCGTCAGCACGCTCGAAATCGTCCTGACCAAGCCCCACGCCGGCGGCAAGTTCGACCACGCCACCTACAAGGTCTCCGGCGGCCTGCACGGCGTCGGCATCACCGTCGTCAACGCCTTGAGCGAGCACCTCGAAGCCGAGGTCCACCGCGACGGCAAGGTCTGGCGGCACGAGTACAACCGCGGCGAGGCCCAGGGGCCCATCCGATCGACCGGCGCCACCAAGCGCACCGGCACCCGCATCCAGTTCCTGCCCGATGCCGAGATCTTCCCCGACATCGAGTTCGACTACGACACCCTCGAGAAACGCTTCCGGGAACTCTCGTTCCTCAACCCCGGCGTCCGCATCCGCCTGATCGACGAACGCGGTGACGAGCCAAAGCAGGACGAGTTCTACAGCGAAGGCGGCCTCGCCGAGTTCGTCTCCCACCTCAACCGCGCCCAGAACCCCCTGCACGAGCCGGCCGTCCTCACCGGCCGCGACGACGAGCGCGCCGTCGAGGTCGAGGTCGCGCTCCAGTACAACGACAGCTTCTCCGAGACTGTCGTCACCTACTGCAACAACATCCACACGATCGAGGGCGGCACCCACCTGACCGGCTTCCGCGCCGCGTTGACCCGGACGATGAACTCGTACCTGAAGGCCAACGCCCCCGCCAGCCAGAAGGGCCGCAAGGACCTGACCATCTCCGGCGACGACTTCCGCGAGGGGCTCACCGCCGTCGTCTCCGTCCGCGTGCCCGACCCCCAGTTCGAAGGGCAGACCAAGACGAAGCTCGGCAACGGCGAGGTCGAGGGGATCGTCGCCAAGGCCGTCAACGACTCCCTCTCGGCCTACCTCGAACAGAACCCGGGAGCCGCCAAGAAGCTCGTCGCCAAGGCCGTCCTTGCCGCCGAGGCCCGCGAGGCCACCCGCAAGGCCCGCGAGCTGGTCCGCAACCGCAAAGGCGTGCTCACCGGCGGCGGCCTGCCCGGCAAGCTGATGGACTGCACCAGCCACGACCGCGACCACTCCGAGCTGTTCCTCGTCGAGGGCGACTCCGCCGGCGGCACCGCCGAAGGGGGCCGCGACCGCCAGTTCCAGGCCATCCTCCCGCTCCGCGGCAAGATCCTCAACGTCGAGCGCGCCCGGCTCGACAAGGTCCTCGGCAACGAGGAGGTCCGCAACATCATCACGGCCGTCGGCGGCGGCATCGGCGAGGAAGAAGCGACCGGCAAGCGCCGCTACGGCAAGATCGTCATGATGTCCGACGCCGACGTCGACGGCTCGCACATCCGCACCCTGCTCATGACCTTCTTCTACCGCCAGATGCCCCGCCTGGTGGCCGAAGGTCACCTGTATGTCGCCCAGCCGCCGCTTTATTTGATCACCTCTCGAAAAGAGCGCCGCTACGTGCAGACCGAGGCCGAGATGCACGCCATCCTCATGGGCAACGGCCTGCACGACGCCACCCTCCGCCGCGTCGGTCCCGGCTCCGACGCCGCCCCGTTGACCGCCGACGGCGACAAGCTCCGCGCGCTGGTCGAGATCGCCGCCGGCCTCGATAACGCCCTGCGAGCCTTCGGCCGCCGCAACCTTCCCATCGGCGAGTTCCTCAACCGCGCCCACCCCGAAACCGGCCTGCTCCCCCTCTTCCTCGTCCGGCAGCTCGAACAGGACGACATCTACCTTTCCTCGGCCGAGGAGCTGGAACGCTTCACCCGAGAACACGCCCCCGAATCCCTCGACGCCGCCCCCGTCGTCGACACCGACATTCCCTCCGCCGACGCCGATACGGACGCCGACACCGAGATCGACGCGGCCGAAGCTCCTGAAGCATCGCCCGAAGCCGACGCCGGCGCCACCCCGGCTCCCGTCGATCAGGTCCCGTTCCGGATCATCGAGCTGAGCGAGGTCCGCTCCCTGAACAAGTGGATCGCCCGGCTCCGCGACGAGTTCGCGCTGGGGACTGACGTCCTCCTGCCCGTCGAGGTCACCGGCGACGAGCCCCCCCCGCGCTTCATCCTCGACCGCGAGGGGGACGAGCACCCGCTTCTCGACCTCCGGGAACTTGTCCCCACCGTCCGGAAGCTGGGCGAGCGCGGCCTGAAGATCACCCGCTTCAAGGGCCTCGGCGAGATGGACGCCGAACAGCTCTGGGAAACCACCATGGACCCGAGCCGCCGCACCCTGCTTCAGGTCCGCCTCGACGACGCCGCCGCCGCCAACGACCTGTTCACCACCCTCATGGGCGACGACGTCGAACCCCGCCGCGAGTTCATCGAAAAGCACGCGCTTGAGGTCAAGAACCTCGACGTGTGA